Within the Glycine max cultivar Williams 82 chromosome 12, Glycine_max_v4.0, whole genome shotgun sequence genome, the region AATTGTAGACTTGTATAGTATATGCTACAGTCTATAAGCTCAATTCTATGATATAACtggattcaagaaaaaaaaaagattggtaCTTGCATGAGATGTTTTCTGATCTTTCCATCAttattctagaaaaaaaaatcgtatGATATGACATGATCATAATTTCAGTTTAGTTTCTTCACGAATTTCCTCTAACTAAAACTTTTTGGTCCTAGGTTTCCCTCATCTTGTACTGGTCGATAGCAACCCTCTCTTTGATTAGCATgagttcatcatcatcatcatccaagCCCACATCTACAACACTTAACTTCTGGTTATGTATGGTGATAGTGGTGCCTTTCATGAGTGCTCCCTTTAACAGCTTGGCTTCCCTAGCATAGAGTTTAAGCCACTATGTAATTCCTTTCTAATTAAATGATAGGGTTAACATTGATCATTAAATTTCTATCACTGATTATTCTTTGATGCTATTAGAGGTTTCTTTatctcataaaaaaacaaacaaacaaggaTGTTGCTTCTTGTACTCTCATGAAAAtctttagataaattttttaagaataaaaagattaagaatatttttatcaattattttaattatttatcacattatataattaaataaagaataatataatgtttttagtgtaatagaaaaaaaaattaaacttaaaaataagattCCCACACTTTTTATTAGAAAGTTTTCATGGAatgatatgttattttttaaaatacacaccaaacataaaaaattaagttacttAATATATGATtatcagaaataaaaaatttctcacCAACCAAAAATCGTCCTATTAAGGTTCagttagttatttaaaaaaaatgcagtaaagaataaaaaagtttcaattttatgaaaatcccAAATTGCCCTTCTCATTAGGTTTAGGGATCTGCTGTTTGTGTTGCTTTAGAATCTGGGTGCTGCGGCTGAAGATCTCGATTAGCCGAAAATTGCAAGAACGGCTTCAGGCTCTTGCGATCAACAAACGCAGCGTTTTGATCTCAGATTTGAGGGGGAGAGGTACCGTCGTTGCATGTAATAATTGCTGCTTGCTGCATTCTTTAACAATggctatgttttgttttttgaattaatgttgaaaagCTTCGTTGTGGTTTAGAATGGCAACAACAGTGAGAAGTCTGAAGATAAAGACAAGTACGTGCAAACGTATAGTGAAGGAGCTGCATTCTTATGAGAAGGAAGTTGAGAGAGAAGCTGCCAAAACAGCTGATATGAAGGAAAAAGGAGCCGATCCCTATGATCTCAAGCAACAGGTATATCTCCATTCTTTAATCACTGTGCTTTCAGGTTATCTCTTATTTACTTTTCTCTgttcaaaacaaattttgacAGGAAAATGTCTTGGCTGAGTCTAGGATGATGATTCCTGACTGCCGCAAGCGCCTTGAGGCCGCTTTGGCAGACTTGAAAGGATTATTGGTACTGTTTCTCTCGCTTTTCTGCTGTCATGTTTTAACCACTTTGACATGCCTCATTATTTGTTGCCTTTTCTCTATTAAAATCACTATTGTAGCTTCTTAATCTCAACTCGTAATTTATCCAATGCAGTGTTGTTATATAGCGGCCATGGTGGCGCCATAGCAGAATGGCGTGGTGGTTTTTTTTGCCAACCGCCGCCATAGGTAATTTGTGAAGGAAAACCCGCCATGGCGTGTTTATATGGCGGAATTTTGGCCTTCTGCCATGTTCCCACCATCCGCCATTAATAACACTGATCCAGTGGAAGATGGTTAATCATAACTGATTGGGATAAGAATATAGTTATCTTACTTATCCTGACCCTGTTAGTTCAAGGTTTTATACAGAATTGAGTTTCCTAGTTCCTACAGTTTTACTATGCTCTGGGACAAGGTGATTGCCTTCAGCCAGTTCATGCTATATTTTCTCAATATATTCCTGCAACTTCCTATTTTCAATTCCTCTTCTTTATCTATTTATAACCTTAATGTGAAAATTATAGAATTGTTTGACTGGTTGGGGATTGTTGCATCTTGATTTAATAAGAGTCTAACAgatgcaaaaataaaattgataactAAAATCTTTTTCCAAACCCAGGAGAGGGGGTAGTGGTGATTTGAAATAAGTGAAAGTTGCAGCTTGCAACTAAAAGGACTTctgtaatatttaattatttttttttatatttgttattgattatGTTCTGCAACTTTTTTGTTCTCCTTTTTTTAAGAACGCATTTGTGTAGTATGAAGCAGGGTTTCTTTAAAACAcatcaatttattttcattcatggAAAAGAAATCTATACCTTTTATCCCCATAAGTTTTGGTCCATATCTTTAATTCTGTATTGAGGTGTTTTCGctgatttaaaaataagtttaatttttgcaTTTTCTTGAAATGGGATTGTAATTTCGAtaccttgttattttttttttttcccattttcaGGCTGAGTTGGAGGAGTCGGATGAGAAGGCCAGTCCTGAGATTGATGAAGCTCGGAACACCATCGTAGAAGTTGAAAAAGTATTTGAAACAACAGAAGATTAACAAGGTTGTTTGATTAGTGCTCTTGATGGAGGATATTGGACCTGTATTGTACATTTTCCTGGTCACAAACAATCATACATTCTTCTTGTTCCATGTGCCCTCTCCTCCACAGTTTAATTCTGTACTTTTATAGAACATCTGAAAATGAATGATTATGGCATTGCTCTACTTTTCTAGGCTTGAAAACACGGTATCAATTTATCAAAGTTTTTACATCcaaatttctataattttatgtGGTATGCGATATGCCACCTAAAGATCATTAAGTCAGTAATTCCGGCAGTGATTGTGTGTTTGAAGATTACTACAAGGGTATTGTCCACAAACTTGTATAAACTTGTCAAATTATATGGTTTTGAATATCAGTATCAGCGCAtgatcatatatttatattattaccaaagataattttatataatggcAGATTGTTATGGGACATTCCCGATGTGTTTTCTTCTTGCTTTCCAGTCACGAGAAACTTCATGCTCAATCTAGAAACAGTTGAACAAGTTGCTAACATGGTTTgctttattcaaaatatttgttttatttgacaCTTACACATAGattctttattaatttaaatcgtTTAGGATCTGATTCATCTCCATAATTTCCTTACACAAATTGGTTTGACCCTTGAAAATGTAGCTCTCTTTATGAAAATGGAACCTTTTGTGAGGCATTTCAAGGGAAATCTGATGGATGGAGAGATAGTGTATCTTGCAACAAGGTAAGATAGGAACATTTTGAATTAATTGGTTCTCATTGTCAACATTGACATCATAATGAAACATCACATTATGGATGTACCCAATAAAAGCACGAccgaaaaaattataaatatgggCAATGATGTTATCTTGTTTTTGGTGAGCATGGTATTTGTATGAAATAACTCTGCTAAAGATagtgattaatttttgttagagaCTGTAAGCATATAAAATATGGGTATTTTTCTCTCAGGACACAGCACTGTGCAATTCGAGAAATGAGAACTAAGCTAGCTAGGCAAAGTGATCTTATCTAAAATTGCGGCTTTCCCCATACAATATTGCAACATTCTAAGATCAGACATAATGAATCGATTTTCAGTAGTTTGCGAACCGTCTTACGGATATGGAAATGAAAAAAAGCTTTTGCTGATGAGTAAATCTctgtttggtttttttaaaaaaaagttttctttttgtgtttttatattttaaaaataattttcatttttctaaattttcaaGATTTAGATAAATGACTACAATGaagtttaagaaagaaaaaaaaactgcaaaAAAGACTACCAAGTAATTAACAAGTGAGATTTTGAAACAGCTTCTAGTATGCAATAAATCATCTGAATTTTTCTATCTGCAAATACTAGATAGAAGAAATTATGCACACCACCTCCCAAGAGAGTGCTCCACtgtggtgaaaaaaaaattccacatGCTTCCTAAACAAGAAAAGTGCACTAATGcgttatataatttaaatttatattatgggTGGCTGCCGTTATTTGGCCACTATGATTAGTAATTACCACCTGCGATAGGAAGTGGGTTCTCTTCAAACGAGCAAATAAACAGTATGGAATTTGCTGGTAGTAGGAAAGGTGAGTGTACCCTTTGTGATATGAAAACTACATGCatgcaaataaataataagatgatATTCGTATATTGCATCggttcttttatataaaatataattaattaacttaataagactaatgaaattaatttaattataatgatgttatgtatttaaattttgttttagaaatatCTATAAAATTAAGTGAGTTAAggagtaattatatttaataacacTGCAAGGAGGGACATATCCAAGAGTGCATCAAAgggatccaattttttttacataattatttaaatatctaacttctaataaataatcatttaataaataataagtttgacaaaaatatttattattaatttattgtataaaattaGAGATATGATCTAttagtagaaaaaaattaagtaaatattaactcaaaaatcattttttttataattttctttcactaatatttttaatttttctattttattcatatattcaTAAAGGGTCCACAGAGAGGGATCAAAGTCTCTACATGCCACTCCTTAGATTCGTCCCTCACTGCACGTAGTTCAAATGAtagtttttttacaaataaatatgaCTTATATTGTTGATAAATCAATGAATTTATCTACTTACCTAAAAAATGAGTTGGTGTTTCATgaataaatttcacaataaattaagaatataaaagaaaattagcaATTAATCAATCTCAAAGTCGGCCTACTTTTATAAttgagatattaaaaaaatgcacttaTTCTTTGTTTCTTGTATAAAGTGAGAGTGTTCATGGATTTAGTTTGACTAAATCTGTTTGGTTGGGCTGTATctgtgtaattttttattatgagtcCAACCCAATCATAAACTGATTGGATTAATTGGAtctcaatatttataaaatgttttttttaatatagaacaataatatgtttttatctaAAGTtgagtaaatatataataattaaatacacttaaaatatactaaattataaaaatatttgactaatataattaatgattttaatgttaatataatatttttataataaaatatgatattaacctacgaaaacataaacaaaatcaagacagcgataaaaacaacttaaaaaaagttatgggtgttttaatttagtaaattatgtgaactaaaaattattaatgtgttttatacttaataattaatttatataaaataaattaaattatatgatataaGTCTTGATTCAATATGTCTATGATAGTGTCTTGATTTTCAATCTCTATATTAAAAGgataaatatattacatattCCAAATAATCCAACACttagtgagagagaaaaaaaaattaatcactgTTTTCAGCAGAAttatttcatataaatattatactcacaaaaacaagataacatcattgcacatatttataattttttcggTCGTGTTTTATTGGGTGCATCCATAATGTGATGTTTCATTATGATGTCAATGTTGACTTATGAGAACCAGTTTCATTATGGAATAATGGGGAAGCTTCTTTGTTGATCTCCCACAAAGTAAGGAATGTATGCGGCTGCTTGTGTTTGTGTGCAATTGCTTTTATAATCTAGCCAAGAGGCTAATCTAGTAGTTTTCTGCTTACAGTTTTACTCCTTTCTTTTCCATGAGACATTGAAAAACTGAATTCACGGATGAGAAAAGGCAAATATTTTTAGAGGTTATGACTACTTTGAAACCATGCATTATCAGATATGCTCCTTGGCCATATATATCTTCTGTGTATATTTATCTTCTGTCACATGAAGGAATTTCTAGTCATTGTTAGATAATTGCTATTATGGGGACATGGCTTTTGGTAAACAGAGTTGTCTCATCATAAAATGAATTATACAAATTCCTTCATGGGACACGCTACCTTCCTCCTACCCACGAAAAATTACTCACTATTCATACATTTCAATTAAGAGTGTGCTTGGCCCTAGTTTTTCATGTTTAGAGTGCTTATcccacttttttcttcttcttctttttattaagCATCATATCTAAATAAGAACCTATCATTTAGGTACAGTCTTAATAAGTATCAGGTGCTTTTATAAGCACCAATCGCTTAGTTAATAGCATACGTAAgcttttgtgtaaaaataaaataaataaaaactaacactTGTAGCTAGTTTTTATGTTACAAAAGTTCTCTTGTTTAATAAGCTGCCTAGAATATAGATctgtcaaaacaaaaaaaaacctgtATAACCTTTTTCCAACTTTtatagcttttatttttaataaactgataactttttattttaaataagaacCAAGTCtgattttaaatatgtattattttaatttgattatttttgctACCACTTTTGTCAACTCTGATTGgtgtatttgaaaaatattaacccATACCTAAAGATATtggttaagaaataaaaaataataaaaattatttgaaagtgTAATAGTATATTTTCTCATAATTTCTAATACAACTCTAAATCTTCAATTAAACATTATATTTATTCATCTTTTAACCCGTGTCCTTGGGACAAATTAAcatgaacattttaattttaactattttttatcattttaaataaaatttaattaatgaaaatagaatatattttattattttaaataataatgacttaataaaaaaaattgttgatgaaaGTTATCCTAGAGTTGCTTAAATTAGAGTTGATAAATAGTAAGGATGTGAAAgttatttattagaatttttgagttacttaaattataaaaaaaagacatgaataatgtataaaaaaaccTATTTAAGAAGAACCCCTCCTCCCTTCCCCAAAAACTGTCTCCAAGATTATGGGTGCTTTAGGGGGCAACTTAAATGGAACAACTTTTATAAGTTGCtataaataatcttatattatctttcaaacttttttcataataacatttttactatttcaaccaacttgattaatttttaattctattatatcaactaaaaaatatgaaaacagactccactattttttttttgacacaagaCTCCACTACTTATTtcatacaattaaaaaatgtgGAACCCTACAAAAGTAAATAACTATGGTTCGACCTCCTTCCTAATGTGGCAAAAATATGGTGTTCTCCAAATGTGGTTGTGTTGCTCTTAGAAGTACTCCCACGGTGGTATTTGAAGAGCACAGAACACCTCTAATTGGAATTACCCTTAAATGTTTAGGGAAACTAATAGTTATTGATACGATTTCTCACCTTCCAACGGTTTCCAACACAGTGAGATGTAACACTAATAATTATTCATTCATGCATTCCAATTCCTCCGCCAAAAAgaaccaaaaagataaaaaataccagcaaacaaaaaaaaaaatcattggtatGAGATGTAACActattaacataataaagaacCAAAAAGATCGAAAATACcagcaaacaaaaaaaaattcctccGACAATAGGAAGACTGCATTAAcactattaacaaaataaacaaccaaaagaagaaaaaaaaaaaccaattcaTGGAAATAAAAATATCCCCCTACACATTTTCTCCATACACTAATGACTAAACTAAAACTTTCCCTATATCCCAAACTGTGTTTCGTTCATCCTTTGcctgaaacaaaaaaatcaatgcaGCACaacaaaaccttttttttaatcacactGTGTTTGTTTTCACCCAAATGGCatcgttttctttcttttccgcCCAATTTGATTATTGGAGTGAAGAAGCAAGAGAGCAaatgtgttgtgtgtgtgtgcgtgcgcGTGTCTCTCAGTGAGCTCCTCGATTCATCATCATCTCCTTGTACTGTCTCAGCGACTCCTGCCTCTGCAGCCTCATATCCGCGTTGAACTTGTTGATGAACGCTTCCACTCGGCGGTTCAACTCGTCCTGACTCAGCGACGGCTCCTTCCTCAGTAGCCTCGCCGACGCGTTCTTCTCCCTCCCCGCGAACGTCTCCGACTTCTTCATCACCGGCCCTCCGCCGCCGTTCAAGTCCCGTAACGGTGTCCCCTGCTGCGTCGTCTCCCACGTCTCCGCCTTCTTCAGATGCCGCGTTAAAGGCATCGCTCTCCCCTCCCTTATCGTCCTCCACGTGCTCTCCAACGTTTCCTGCTTCTTCGCCTTCGCCACTCCCAACGCCACCACCTTCCCCCCTACATCATCACCATTTCAGATTTCTCATCCACtcatcaatatcaatattttcATCTCTATTTATTTCAATCACATCATTTATTACATCTCATGCCTGTGTATAaatctaaatttatataaacttttattattctgattatttttcaatttcatttttttaaaacatatatcatttaatgAACTTATGCTTTGTTAAACATTTCTCAAATCAGTTTCAGTTCTCCTTTTCTTATTCggattatttttcaatttcaatcttttttttttaaaaaaacaaatgaataaagAAATAGTAATACGGTTGTTATAGTGACGATACCTTCGGGACTGGCTCTAACGGATTTGCGGTGGCTGAATCTGGCGGAAACCAGCGGTTTCTCGTTCTCATCTGCGAACGCGAAGTCCGAGGAGTCTTTCCTCTGCAGGCTCGGAGAGAGAACGCCAACGCCAACTGcttcgtcgtcgtcgtcgtcgttgTTGTTAACCGCCGCTTTCACCGGCGTGTTCTCGTCGTAAACGTAACCGGCAGAGCCGTTACCTCCCGCAACGGAATCGTAGCTGAGCGTCGGTTTCGTTTCGTAGAGGTATTTGTCAGAGGAAACGGCGTTGTAGTCCGATTGTACAGCGGCGGCGGGAGCGGGGATCTGGACGGAGGCGGGTGGCCCGTCGTAGATGGCGGGGAGGAGGGTGGTATCAGGCGGAGAGTGATGGTGGTTGTTGAGTTTGGAGGAAGCGACTATGGTGAGGATGATGAAATTGAGGAAGATGTAGAGGTAAGGAGGAGTGAAGCACGTGAGGAGGAGGGTCCACAGGTGCGGGGCTTGGTTGAGGAGGAAATGCGAGAGCAAAGGGAGTGTGAGTTTCAAACCCATTGCCATCGATAAAACCCCGGTGGAGATTACAACCACTTTCACAGAAACATAAcccattcttttctttttcttctctatcAAACACAAACAAGCTCAGAAGTTTaggaaaagagagaaaggagACTATTTATACTTGTATTTCTGATGCGATGTGGACCGTTTGATCAACTTGTGGGAAAGCGTTGAACGACTATTGGCCTTTGCCCTCACTAAAGTGTCTTTTTTAATTAGTCCTCTAAAGCTGTAACTCATACTATCACACTattactttagttttttttttttgtatattatttattaggttGGATCTCacaaaaagaattaatatttcATGGTAAATAAAGATTCAAATTTTCGTAAAAGAAATATTCACATATCGTGTTTCGAATAGAAAtacttttgaagaaaaaaaaatatttttcaaagtatTCTAGTATTTGATTGTTACTAAAGAAAGTGATTATGATGATAAGCAAAATTAGTGTATAAAATAGTTAGCATCCGCGGAAAACTAGAGAAAAAGCAGTAATTAAAGTGGGCAATGCATGGAGGGTTATTAATTAGATAGAGTAGTGTCGCTATGCTGTTGAGCTACGTAAACAAAAGCAACATTTGGGGATGATGTTTGGAGACAATATCTTAATCTCAATTTATTAGTGAACAGTGATGATGAAGTGATTAGTGGTATTTAGGTACTTTTCAAGGTTATAATAACGAGGAAATAAATGTTAACTGGCATCTTTAATGTATTAGTCaaggaattaaaagaaaaagatacataaaattactttatttatgataattttatatttttttcatttaatttctgAAATAAGAGACTTTAGTGATAGGAAGGAGGCATTTGAATGgggataatttaaaaaaagggaagcTCAACGGCTAAAAAGAATATGACCGTTAAACCCGGAGGCTGGACTCTCAGGGgcctctctctcactctctcccTCTTGAATGCAACACTccaagacaaaaaataatgcaATTACTCCTAGTACATTGCCCACTAAATTAATTAACCACATTTTccagttttaaaataaataattataacattCAAACAGGATTTGTCGCTAATAATTAACtgaatttaattctttatgtagttaatgttttttacattctcaattaataaaaaattattataggtgtattttaaaataattatcataaaaatttataagtttatCATTAATtctgtaaaaaagaaaagtttatcattcataattcataataataatttacaattGAGTGAAAGAATACAAAGtacatttcaattaaatttgttaattttagtgtaaatgaaataagaatatatatgtgtttgaaaagcataaaatatttattcccgtgatataaaaaattgacattttttaaaaattgggtcataaaatattacattttttttcttattttcttatcttataagtgttttatgaaaaaaaattatctaaaccaaatgttattcaataaaatcttaattaaattatttatttaaatggaTGAAATACATAAGTAGAATATAAGAAttcttttaaaagttatatggCCTTTTCAAGTGATCATCATGTgactttaaatttgaattatctatatataattatgtatggTCTTCTCATTTcttataatatgaaaattattttcttacttaATATGCCTATCTAGTATTTATTCAACATATATAACTCTTATTTAATGTTTTCCATGAACATTATGAAATAGCTTAATATGTTCTTTTTAAGGATTCTCTTGATAACATAATCCGAGATACAAAATTAAGGATCCAAATTACTTGAAACGAAATCTGAAatacgttcataattaatttctcTTGCTCTTGTGTTTACAATAGTCAATTACCTCTAAAACAAGCATGCTTTTTGCTGGATATCAACATCAGACATGAACAaaatgatgtatatatatataggtagaGGATAATTCTTATTTCTATGagttaacttttataattatattaatttagaaCTTAAATTTTAAGATGATATTAGAGTTTGCAAATATTCAATCTTACTAGCTTCATACTCGATATGTTGAAACATTGGCTTGAGAAGTACATATGTGATATATACAAAATAACGTATAGTAAGTAATTAAAGAGATAATTAATCCTCGTCTCTTAAGCTACATTTAGTACTTGAGTCCAAACTTAGATATTtgttattcaaattaattaccTCCCAAAATGAATCCCGCTCCTCCAAACCCTAAACTAATTCATCTCCCCCGTCGTCGAAACCACCTACATCATCATTGCCGGCCCGCTCACTCCCCCTGTTGCCAATACCGACCCTGCCCTCACTGAGGACAA harbors:
- the LOC100802926 gene encoding uncharacterized protein codes for the protein MGYVSVKVVVISTGVLSMAMGLKLTLPLLSHFLLNQAPHLWTLLLTCFTPPYLYIFLNFIILTIVASSKLNNHHHSPPDTTLLPAIYDGPPASVQIPAPAAAVQSDYNAVSSDKYLYETKPTLSYDSVAGGNGSAGYVYDENTPVKAAVNNNDDDDDEAVGVGVLSPSLQRKDSSDFAFADENEKPLVSARFSHRKSVRASPEGGKVVALGVAKAKKQETLESTWRTIREGRAMPLTRHLKKAETWETTQQGTPLRDLNGGGGPVMKKSETFAGREKNASARLLRKEPSLSQDELNRRVEAFINKFNADMRLQRQESLRQYKEMMMNRGAH
- the LOC100500215 gene encoding Tubulin-folding cofactor A-like, with product MATTVRSLKIKTSTCKRIVKELHSYEKEVEREAAKTADMKEKGADPYDLKQQENVLAESRMMIPDCRKRLEAALADLKGLLAELEESDEKASPEIDEARNTIVEVEKVFETTED